Below is a genomic region from Rosa chinensis cultivar Old Blush chromosome 5, RchiOBHm-V2, whole genome shotgun sequence.
CAAACAAACCTCTCAGTTTGAGATTAAAAGAAATGAAACTCTTCGAAAGCAAGCTTTCAATTTACTAgtcttttttttagtttttttcaattttacatTGAAACAAAACCTTCACAGTTCCAACACAAATAATGTTGATTGAGATTTAAGAAAACCCCCAAAACTAGTTACTTACATTTCTTAATCCTTACTCAACACAAACCCCATCAATCACAAATCACACATAAAGAACCATAGAAGTATCCATGAAGCCAAAACTACCTGCATTGTCAAGATCCATTCGGGGCGCGACCCGCATTGATATCGGATCCATTTCCTTGCCATTCTTCTCCTGATTGCACCACCCTTGCCGGATTATATCCCGGAACCACACCACCATTCCTCACCCCATAGTACACCTGCTGGTTCACTCCATCAGAAACAACCCTACCCGACACGTCATACTGGTCCATTCCCGCAACGGGCCTTAACCCTGCACCATAAACCTGGCCCATACCCGGCATCTGATTATGATACCCGACCGGTATCTGACCCGGTAGAGCCTGGTATTGCTGAGGCATATACGGAGTCCGTATTTGAACCTGCTGGACCGGTACGTTTGCCGGTTGAACGGGAGCCGGGTAATAATAAACCGGTACCGAGCGCACAACATGACCCGGATAATTCGGGTCCTGGATATAATGCAACCCGGGATTACCCGAAAACCCTGTTGCTTGCGAAACGGGCAACTCCGCCGTCGCCTCTGCAAAACCCTCCGACTGATTCTCTCTCGTCTCCGGCTTCGAATCCGGCTTGGTCTTCACCGGCGGTAGATTCGGCAGCGACGGCACGGAGGGATTTGACGACGTGGAGCAAAACGGAGACGAGATAACCGGAGCGGGAGAACCGGGATCCGAAGCCGATACGTTGTCCTGTAAAACCCCGGGTCGGGTCTTCGCTCTGTACTCCCGGTTGTGAGTGTCGTCAGAGTTGTCCAACCCGAACAGATAGTCCGGCACTTCGGAGAGAATCGAGGAGGCTTCAGAACGGCCGCGCTCGAGGAGCGAAGCGTTCGACGAGCCGCTGTTGAGCGCGTCGAGGAACCAGTGCTCGCGCTTAGCCGAGCCGTCGAGGAGCGAGCTGATGCTGGAGGTTCGGGAAGCCGAGTCCTCGTCGCCTTTGGGGAAGAGAAAGAGGCGGAGCCGAGCCGCTTTCGGGTTTTGATTCTGTGTGATGCGGTCGTACTCGTCCATCATGTTGTCGACGTCCTCGTCCGTCGTGACGGAGATCAGAGCATCCAGTTCCTCGTTCGGAAGCTGGTACTTAACGGTCACGTTACTCAGTCCTGCAAAATACAATCAAAACCGTTTAGAACGCAAAATCAAAGTCAACGTGAGCACTACGACGTCGTTTTTTTGGGCTTGCCTGAGAGTTTGGAGAGCTTGGAGAGGAGGGAGCCGTAAGTGGTGGCGCGTTGCACGGCGACAATTCTGGTGTCGCCGCCGACGTAACGGAGCTGGTTATCGTGGGGCCGCGGGAGGATCTTCCCGCCGAAGCTGCACATGAACCGTACACGTGTCTGATCGCTTGAGGGGTGGTCGGATCGCGGAGTGGAGGTGACGGAGTCGGTGTCCATCTCGGAGGGGTGGAGTGACGTCATTCTCCGACGCGATTAGTTTCTCTGCTGCAACAGAAAGCGTCAGTCAGTTTTCATATTGGAATGTGCGCCGAGAGTTTGCAGTTTTGGCGTGACAAGTCATTTTTTGTGAGTGACTTGTAGACGACGGTAAAGGAATGTCTGCTTGtacttggatttggattttttttttttttttaataaaatgaaatttataaagaaaaatttCGAACACAACTTCTTCAGATTAAATAGTTGGGGACAAAAAAAGATGAGACAATTAGAttaataaaaacagaaaataaactATGCCTCAAATCAGCAATAGTAGTTTTAGCATAATAGACTTCTCGAAATTTTCTGTATCAATTGGATACTGGAGATTGCGTGAGGACAACTAATTAGAACAATGAAAACATGAAATGAACTAGAATACTCTAGATCATCAATACTTCAATAGCATTTGCTATAAAGTTGACCTCTGCGGACATATGACCCCGCCTGCTTTTTAGTTTGAATGTTGTTGAACCTCCCTAATTCGGCCCCacttccatcatcttcttctatttttttcgtttttttatttatttatttaattttgataaTTAGTATAATAATACCAGCTTTGCCGTTGAAAATGGATATAATTATGAAAGGgtaattatttatttctttataaaaaaaatgcaattaTTGTGTCTTATATTGTATGAGACAGCTGCTTAAAGCTAAGATAATGAATATTAATTCACAAAGCATCCTTACTAAAATAATCGAAATCCATTTGAGGGAAAGAAGATACTAGTCTAGATCTTCATATCTTCCATGATTCGATGACAATGAAAAAAGATCACCACCACGATCACAAACAAGAACAACAATCTTTATTTCTATGCGAAACTAATCAAACAGCA
It encodes:
- the LOC112166243 gene encoding uncharacterized protein LOC112166243, with amino-acid sequence MTSLHPSEMDTDSVTSTPRSDHPSSDQTRVRFMCSFGGKILPRPHDNQLRYVGGDTRIVAVQRATTYGSLLSKLSKLSGLSNVTVKYQLPNEELDALISVTTDEDVDNMMDEYDRITQNQNPKAARLRLFLFPKGDEDSASRTSSISSLLDGSAKREHWFLDALNSGSSNASLLERGRSEASSILSEVPDYLFGLDNSDDTHNREYRAKTRPGVLQDNVSASDPGSPAPVISSPFCSTSSNPSVPSLPNLPPVKTKPDSKPETRENQSEGFAEATAELPVSQATGFSGNPGLHYIQDPNYPGHVVRSVPVYYYPAPVQPANVPVQQVQIRTPYMPQQYQALPGQIPVGYHNQMPGMGQVYGAGLRPVAGMDQYDVSGRVVSDGVNQQVYYGVRNGGVVPGYNPARVVQSGEEWQGNGSDINAGRAPNGS